CGTCGCTACAGGAGGCCTTGGAGGGTTTTGATTTAGTTATCGCCTCTTCGGCCAAGCATCGCAACGTGAACGAGGATTACCACCTGGTGGGCGACCTGCCCGCCATTCTTTCAGCCAAGGTGGACAGTGTAGAATCCGTAGCGGTGGTTTTTGGCCGTGAGGTTTCGGGACTCACCAACGACGAGCTGGCCCTGTGTCACATTTTAACCACCATCCCCATGCGGAGCAAATACCCGTCGCTGAATCTTGGGCAGGCGGTAATGGTTTATGCCTACGAACTGTCGAAGGTGAACTTTAGCTATGCTCGAAAGAAGAGGGGGGCAGTGGCTGATTCGGAGCTAGTCGTGGCTCGTGAACGGCTGTCAACAATATTGGAAGATGTTGGCATTAAACCGAATACCAAGGTGTTTTGCAAAATACTAGAGCGCTTTTCGCTCCTCAATGCGGACGACCTAAATCTGTTCCATCGCTTTAGCCAAAAGTATTTTTCGAAGAAGAAGTGGTGAGGTGTGTTAGCCTATTT
The DNA window shown above is from Williamwhitmania sp. and carries:
- a CDS encoding tRNA/rRNA methyltransferase encodes the protein MEITFVLVEPAREENVGAAARAIKTMGFSRLTLVNPCDYLGERALATAHASNEILQQAKVFSSLQEALEGFDLVIASSAKHRNVNEDYHLVGDLPAILSAKVDSVESVAVVFGREVSGLTNDELALCHILTTIPMRSKYPSLNLGQAVMVYAYELSKVNFSYARKKRGAVADSELVVARERLSTILEDVGIKPNTKVFCKILERFSLLNADDLNLFHRFSQKYFSKKKW